From Micromonospora rifamycinica, a single genomic window includes:
- the rplA gene encoding 50S ribosomal protein L1 yields the protein MQRSKTYRKAAEAIDKSKLYTPAEAVKLAKDTTNAKFDATVEVAMRLGVDPRKADQMVRGVVNLPHGTGKTARVIVFAAGAKAEEAVAAGADEVGTDELVARIQGGWLDFDAAIATPDQMAKIGRIARILGPRGLMPNPKTGTVTMDVTKAVSDIKGGKITFRVDKHSNLHLIIGKASFSETQLIDNYAAVLDEVIRVKPSAAKGKYLKKVTLATTMGPGVPVDPNVVKNFQETGVEG from the coding sequence ATGCAGCGCAGCAAGACGTACCGCAAGGCCGCCGAGGCCATCGACAAGTCCAAGCTCTACACCCCGGCCGAGGCGGTCAAGCTCGCCAAGGACACCACCAACGCCAAGTTCGACGCCACGGTCGAGGTCGCCATGCGCCTCGGCGTCGACCCCCGCAAGGCGGACCAGATGGTCCGTGGCGTGGTCAACCTGCCGCACGGCACCGGTAAGACCGCCCGCGTGATCGTCTTCGCCGCCGGTGCGAAGGCCGAGGAGGCCGTCGCCGCCGGTGCCGACGAGGTGGGCACGGACGAGCTGGTCGCCCGGATCCAGGGCGGCTGGCTGGACTTCGACGCGGCGATCGCCACGCCGGACCAGATGGCCAAGATCGGCCGGATCGCGCGGATCCTGGGCCCGCGCGGTCTGATGCCGAACCCGAAGACCGGCACGGTGACCATGGACGTCACCAAGGCCGTCTCGGACATCAAGGGCGGCAAGATCACCTTCCGGGTGGACAAGCACTCCAACCTGCACCTGATTATCGGCAAGGCCTCGTTCTCCGAGACCCAGCTGATCGACAACTACGCCGCGGTGCTCGACGAGGTCATCCGCGTCAAGCCGTCCGCCGCCAAGGGCAAGTACCTCAAGAAGGTCACCCTGGCCACCACGATGGGTCCGGGCGTCCCGGTCGACCCGAACGTGGTGAAGAACT